Proteins encoded within one genomic window of Lynx canadensis isolate LIC74 chromosome B2, mLynCan4.pri.v2, whole genome shotgun sequence:
- the LTV1 gene encoding protein LTV1 homolog isoform X2, whose amino-acid sequence MDIQKSEAEDDSEWEDVDDEKERGRDDDNYGSVGSSDEAMSVPGKPPGAVENHLFWEEETKSRFTEYSITSSVMRRNEQLTLHDERFEKFYEQYDDDEIGALDNAELEGSIQVDSNRLEEVLNDYYKEKAENCVKLNTLEPFEDQDLLMNELDGSEEEEIVTVVLKEAKEKWDCESICSTYSNLYNHPQIIKYQPKPKQIQISSKTGIPLNVLPKKGLTAKQVERMQMINGSDLPKVSTQPRSKNESKEDKRTRKQAIKEERKERRVEKKANKLAFKLEKRRQEKELLNLKNNVEGLKL is encoded by the exons ATGGATATACA GAAATCTGAGGCTGAAGATGACAGTGAGTGGGAAGATGTGGATGATGAGAAGGAAAGAGGTAGAGATGACGATAACTATGGCTCTGTGGGCTCATCAGATGAGGCCATGTCTGTCCCTGGAAAACCTCCTGGGGCTGTAGAAAATCATTTGTTCTGGGAAGAGGAAACTAAAAGTCGCTTTACTGAGTATTCTATAACATCCTCAGTcatgagaagaaatgaacagcTGACTCTTCATGATGAGAGATTTGAGAAG TTTTATGAGCAGTATGACGATGATGAAATTGGAGCTCTGGATAATGCTGAATTGGAAGGTTCCATTCAAGTAGACAGCAATCGCTTAGAGGAAGTCTTGAATGACTACTataaagagaaggcagagaa TTGTGTAAAACTGAATACTCTGGAACCCTTTGAGGATCAGGACCTGCTAATGAATGAACTGGATGGGTCTGAGGAGGAAGAGATTGTTACTGTAGTTCTTAAAGAAGCTAAAGAGAAGTGGGATTGTGAATCTATTTGTA gtacataCTCCAATTTATATAACCATCCGCAAATTATCAAGTATCAACCAAAG ccCAAACAAATCCAAATATCTTCTAAAACAGGAATACCTCTCAATGTCTTACCTAAGAAAGGACTCACAGCAAAGCAAGTTGAAAGAATGCAGATGATTAATGGCAGTGATCTGCCAAAGGTGTCAACCCAACCTCGATCTAAAAACGAaagcaaagaagataaaagaacgAGAAAGCAAGCTATAAAAGAGGAACGCAAG GAACGGAGAGTGGAGAAGAAAGCTAACAAATTAGCCTTCAAActggagaaaagaaggcaggaaaaggagTTGTTGAACTTGAAGAATAATGTTGAGGGTCTCAAGCTATGA